The Schistocerca gregaria isolate iqSchGreg1 chromosome 2, iqSchGreg1.2, whole genome shotgun sequence genome contains the following window.
GCATTTATAATCCACTGAAGAAGAAAACAATTAAccttcatctgcgaataactccagGGAATCTGACTGATAACATTGAAAACCACTGAtatgtcgacaattaacagttactgtcattttagggccttatACAGTTCCTGCCTTGAAAATGACACAGGTTTACAACATGGTGGTAGAAGCTTAACCCATAACTGATGAGTTGATATTTTTGTAACACAACTGGTGAGGTTGGGTTACATATACCCAATAATTTCCATGGCCCTCATACTTCAATGGTGAAGGAGAAACGAAAAGTTTCTACATACATTGcaaaagtaacttttattgacatctctgaacaacttTTGGCAGCAGAAAATTATTCACAGTGAACAGAATAGACAATTTTTCTAATATATGTAAGTCCATAACAAATTTTGCAACATGTCACGAAATCATAAATCTGCAATTTTTTTGTAAACAAATAAACCAAATTTGAATATTACAGTATAAAGCAACAATGAACCTTTATAAAAGCACATTATTTTTTGACAAGTTATTACACACAGAAGAATTGGCAAGCCATTATTTTACGCAATATCGGCATACAGGAGTCGTGCAGGCTCCGCAAATCGGTACGTTGCAGCTGttacagacctttttcgtttttctGTCAGAGCCTGGTGGGCACTTCTTACACCTCACTTTTTTGCCCAAGTCTCGTCTGGCTTCATATGGAATTGGTATCTTGAGAATTCTGCTGATGTTTAGCCGCAATTCACGGGGCAAATGGTCGTTTTGTAGTCGACGATAGAGATGAGGGTCTACGAGTTCCTTGGCAAGATTTTTGATGTATTCCAATCCGGTTAGGTCTGGATTCCCTGGGAATCCACTGTAGATAACATAGGCATTCACTAGGCTAATGTTCAAAATATGGCTAATGGCCATCGCCTTGTGCGTCGACTTGTTGAGTAGACTGTGCATTTCTCGTCTAAGGCGTCGACCCCACCTTTTGTGTTGTTATAAAAGGCAATGATTTCTGATTTCTGGGTTTCTGGATCAGTTGACTGGGTATGGTGCATTGAGGATACAAGTAGGATGGTCTTGCCTTTCTTTGGTACATAAGAGAGTAATGTTGTCTTTGTGAAACCATAGAGAGCTTCTCCTACTTCTCTTTCCTTGGGAAGTAAAAGTTCTTTCgatatttcttgtttattttttcaCAGTGTTCCTACATATGTCAAGCCCCTTTTAAGTAGTTCCTGTATGAGGGCAATGGGCGAAAACCAATTATCTGCTGTGATATTGCGGTTACTTCCGATAATGGGTTTGGTCAATTGCAACACTGCTTGAGTTGGCTTGGCCAATTTATTCTCCTCATCAGTGGGTGTTCTGCCAACACTATCCTTTCCGGAGTAAATGTGGGCGTTTAGCAAGAAGTGGGTTTTTGCATCGGCCAAAGTCATTATTTTGAGTCCATATTTTCTAGGTTTGCTGGGGATATACATTTTAATGCGGCATCGACCATGAAAGCCCCCCATCATTTCGTCAATGCAAGCGTACTTTCCAATTGAGTAACTAGCCGTACAGTTTTTCATAAACTCTAGGAAAACCCATTTTATAGGAGCTGTTGCATCACATTTTTTCCTCACATCTCTGTCTGAGGCGTCATCAAAACGTATACTGAGCAGTAACACTAAGACCCTCTTTAGTGACATTGTACAACGAAAAATATCACGACCAGTACCGTCGGTGGCAAAAATAGCTTGAAGATCTTCATTATTAGATTTTAAGATGGCTGTGAACATGAGAATCTCCAAAAAAGTCTTGAACTCGATCAGATCCAACTCTTTGTAGTCAGTTCTCGTATCATCGGACAACCTTTCCCTCATAAAGGCCAATTTTTTATTGGTTTGCAGTATTATTTCATTCAGTATTCTCTCACAAAAAAGTTGCGTCCAAGCAGTCTGGGGTCTACAAATCTGACCAAGGGCTTTAGCAGGGCCAATTATTCCCGGTAAATGTGAAACGATATTATGTTTCCTTGTGCGAACCTTTGAAGCTGGAGGTTTTTTCGACCATATGAAACGGTTCTTCCCATAATACTTCTTTCGCTCGTATTGACGATTCTGCCTTTTTGAAAAGGGTTCGTTTTCATCTGATGACGATGTATCTGTTCAAAGAAATGTGGTGGTTATAGTGAACTTGATGATGATCC
Protein-coding sequences here:
- the LOC126335671 gene encoding piggyBac transposable element-derived protein 4-like — its product is MPSRRWSMKLSDPGFGDWARSILDESESKCIGDENVIDQGSESAHETESEEEVCEAENEVRDTSSSDENEPFSKRQNRQYERKKYYGKNRFIWSKKPPASKVRTRKHNIVSHLPGIIGPAKALGQICRPQTAWTQLFCERILNEIILQTNKKLAFMRERLSDDTRTDYKELDLIEFKTFLEILMFTAILKSNNEDLQAIFATDGTGRDIFRCTMSLKRVLVLLLSIRFDDASDRDVRKKCDATAPIKWVFLEFMKNCTASYSIGKYACIDEMMGGFHGRCRIKMYIPSKPRKYGLKIMTLADAKTHFLLNAHIYSGKDSVGRTPTDEENKLAKPTQAVLQLTKPIIGSNRNITADNWFSPIALIQELLKRGLTYVGTL